GATCGAGGGCGCGGTCGAGGCACATGCCACCGGCGCCTGGGACCGGCCGACCGGGGCCGGGATCGGCCGGGTGCACGACCTGCTCGACGGGGCCGACCACTACGTGCAGCACCTGATCGGCACGGTGCCGCACCGGCTCGACGGGATCAAGGTCGTCGTCGACTGCGCCAACGGCGCGGCCGCCGACGTCGCCCCGGTCGCCTACCGGGAGGCCGGAGCCGAGGTCATCGCGATCAACGCCGAGCCGGACGGGCTGAACATCAACGACGAGTGCGGCTCGAACCACATCGACGCGCTCCGCGCCGCCGTGGTCGAGCACGGCGCGCATCTGGGCATCGCCCACGACGGCGACGCCGACCGCTGCGTGGCGGTCAGCGCCGACGGCGACGAGATCGACGGCGACCAGATCATGGCGATCCTCGCGCTGGCCATGCGCGAGGCCGGCACCCTCACCGAGGACACCCTGGTCGCCACGGTGATGAGCAACCTCGGCCTACGCCTGGCCATGTCCCGCGAGGGCATCCGGCTGGTCGAGACCAAGGTCGGTGACCGGTACGTCCTGGAGGAGCTGCGCGCCTCCGGCCTCGCCCTCGGCGGGGAGCAGAGCGGGCACATCGTCATGCCCGCGTACGCGACCACCGGTGACGGAGTGCTGACCGGACTGCACCTGATGTCCCGGATGGCCGCCACCGGCCGCAGCCTCGCCGAGCTGGCCTCGGCGGTGACGAAGCTGCCGCAGGTGCTGATCAACGTGCCGGTCGGCGACCGGACGGTCGGCGCGGGCGCGCCGGCGGTGCTCGCCGAGGTCGAACGGGCCGAGGCGGAACTGGGCGAGACCGGTCGGGTGCTGCTGCGTCCCTCCGGCACCGAGCCGCTGGTGCGGGTGATGGTCGAGGCCGCCACCCAGCAGAGCGCCCAGGAGGTCGCCGAGCGCATCGCGGCGCAGGTCCGCGTCGCCAGCCCTACCGCCTGACCGTCCCCGCCCGAGGTCGGTGATCCACTCGAGTTGGTCGGTGATCCACTCGAGTTGCGGCATGTCGGGGCTTCCGGAAGGCCGGAAGCCCCGACATGCCGCACACCGTGTGGATCACCTCCGGCGCACGGTGCCTAGCCGGTGGCGAGGGTGCGCAGCCGGGTCACCGCCTCGGTGAGCACCTCCGGTCGCTTGCAGAACGCGAACCGGATCAGTGGGCGGCCGGCGGCGACGTCGTCGTAGAAGACCTGGGTCGGGACGGCCACCACCCCGCAGCGCTCCGGCAGCGAGCGGCAGAAGTCGACCCCGTCCGTTCCGCCGAGCGGAGTGATGTCGGCGGTGACGAAGTACGTCCCCTCCGGGGTGAGCACGTCGAAGCCCGCCCCGGCGAGTCCGTCGACGAGCTGGTCCCGGCGCTGGCGCAGGTCCGCGGCGAACCCGGTGTAGTAGCTGTCCGGCAGGGCCAGCGCCACTGCGACCGCCGGTTGCAGCGGCGCGGCGTTGACGAAGGTGAGGAACTGCTTCACCCGCAGCATCGCCGACACCAACGCCGCCGGGCCGCTCGCCCAGCCGACCTTCCAGCCGGTGCAGGAGAACGTCTTGCCGGCCGAGGAGATCCGTAGGGTGCGCTCGCGCATGCCGGGCAGGGTGGCCAGGGGAACGTGTCCGGTGTCGCTGAAGACCAGGTGCTCGTAGACCTCGTCGGTGACCGCGTACGTACCGTGTTCCTGGCACAGCTCAGCGACCAGGCGCAGCTCGTCAGGGGTGAAGACCTTGCCGGTGGGGTTGTGCGGGGAGTTGAGCAGGACCAGCCGCGTCCGGGGACCGAACGCGGCGCGCAGCGCGTCCGGATCGAAGGCGTACCGGCCGTCGGCGTCCGGGCGCAGGGTCACCGGCCGGCGGACCGCCCCGGCCAGCGCGATCGAGGCCGCGTACGAGTCGTAGTACGGCTCGAAGCAGACCACCTCGTCGCCGGGTTCGCAGAGGGCGAGGATCGCCGCCGCGATCGCCTCGGTGGCGCCCGCCGTGACGACGATCTCGCCGTTCGGGTCGTACTCCAGTCCCCAGAACCGACGTTGGTGCGCGGCGATCGCGGTACGCAGCGCCGGGATTCCCGGGCCGGGCGGGTACTGGTTCTGGCCGCCGCGCAGCGCGTCGACCGCGGCGGCGAGCATCTCCGGCGGACCGTCGCTGTCCGGGAAGCCCTGCCCGAGGTTGACCGCGCCGGTCCGCACCGCCAGGGCGGACATCTCGGCGAAGATGGTGGTACCGAACGGACGCATCCGGGCCACCAGTGGATCTGCACTCGTCGGCACATCGGCATTCGTGGTCGTCGTCACGTCGGCCAGCCTACGGGTTTCCGGCGGTGCCCCACGCCCCCGTTCCGGCCGCCTTCCGCACCCCCGTTTCGCCGCTCGGGTGGCTCGTCCGGGGCCGTCTTCCGTGCCCGGTCCGCCGCTTGCCTGGCTCGTCCGGGCCGTCTTCCGTGCCCGGTTCGGGTGCCTGCGTGGCTTGTCGTGCTGGTTCCGGGGGCAGGCCGGACGGCGGTGACTTGTCCCTCTGTATCCCGCAATGCGGCTAGATCGCTCAACTTCGGTGAGCGATAACCCCCGTTCTGCGCAGGCATGGTGAGTGAAGCTGGGTTAGGCTGCGAGGCATGTGTGGAATCGTGGGTTACGCCGGCGCTCGCCCGGCGCTCGGCATCGTGCTCGACGGGCTGCGGCGGCTGGAGTACCGCGGCTACGACTCGGCGGGCGTCGCCGTCGTCTGTGACGACGAGCTGCTGACCGAGAAGAAGGCCGGCAAGCTGGCCAACCTGGAGAAGGTGCTGGCCGAGCGGGTCAGCGCGGACCCCACCGGCTGCCAGGGCGCCGGCATCGGCGACGGGACTACCGGCATCGGCCACACCCGCTGGGCCACCCACGGCGGTCCGACCGACCGGAACGCCCACCCGCACCTCTCCCCGGACAACGGGGTTGCGGTGATCCACAACGGCATCATCGAGAACTTCGCCAAGCTCCGCGCCGAGCTGGAGGACGACGGGGTCATCTTCCTCAGCGACACCGACACCGAGTGCGCCGCCCACCTGCTGTCCGCCGCGCTGGCCGAGCTGCGCGCCGCTGGTGAGCCCGACGGTCCCGCGCTGCTGGCCGCCGCGATGCGGACGGTCTGCCAGCGCCTGGAGGGAGCCTTCACCCTGCTCGCCGTGGACGCCCGGGTGCCCGGCGCGGTGGTCGGCGCCCGGCGCAACTCGCCCCTGGTGGTCGGCCGGGGCGACGGGGAGAACTACCTCGCCAGCGACGTCGCCGCGTTCATCGAGCACACCCGGGAGGCGGTCGAGCTGGGGCAGGACCAGATCGTCCTGATCACCCCGGACAGCATCGAGATCACCGACTTCGACGGGCAGCCGGCCAGCGGCAAGGACTTCCACATCGACTGGGACTCCTCCGCCGCCGAGAAGGGCGGCTACGACTGGTTCATGCTCAAGGAGATCGAGGAGCAGCCGCAGGCGGTCGCCGACACCCTGCTCGGCCGGCTCACCGAGACCGGCGAGATCATGCTCGACGAGGTACGCCTCAGCGACCAGGACCTCCGTGACGTCGACAAGATCTTTATCGTTGCCTGCGGCACGGCGTACCACTCGGGTCTGGTCGCCAAGTACGCCATCGAGCACTGGACCCGGATCCCCTGCGAGGTGGAGCTGGCCAGCGAGTTCCGCTACCGCGACCCGGTCCTCGACCGGTCCACGCTGATCGTGGTGATCTCGCAGTCCGGCGAGACCATGGACACCCTGATGGCGCTGCGGCACGCCAAGGAGCAGAAGGCCCGGGTGCTGGCCATCTGCAACACCAACGGCTCCACCATCCCGCGCGAGTCCGACGCGGTCCTCTACACCCACGGCGGGCCGGAGATCGCCGTCGCCTCCACGAAGGCGTTCCTCACCCAGCTCGTCGCCTGCTACCTGATCGGCCTGCACCTGGCCCAGGTGCGCGGGGTCAAGTTCGCCGACGAGGTGGCCGCCGTGGTGGAGCAGCTCCACCAGATGCCCGGCAAACTGCGCGAGCTGCTGGACCGGATCGAGCCGGTCCGCGAGCTGGCCCGCGACCTGAAGGCCGAACCGACCGTGCTGTTCATCGGCCGGCACGTCGGCTATCCGGTCGCTCTGGAGGGCGCGCTCAAGCTCAAGGAGTTGGCGTACATGCACGCCGAGGGGTTCGCCGCCGGTGAGCTGAAGCACGGCCCGATCGCCCTGATCGACAAGGGCACCCCGGTGATCTGCATCGTGCCGTCCCCGGTCGGCCGGGGCATGCTGCACGACAAGGTCGTCTCGAACATCCAGGAGGTGCGCGCCCGGGGGGCCCGGACCATCGTGATCGCCGAGGAGGGCGACCAGGCCGTCGTCCCGTACGCTGACCACCTGATCTACGTGCCGCGCACCCCGACGCTGCTGGCCCCGTTGGTCACCACTGTCCCGTTGCAGGTGCTCGCCGCCGAGATCGCCGCCGCCCGGGGGCACGACGTCGACCAGCCCCGCAACCTGGCCAAGTCCGTCACCGTCGAGTAGCGCCCGCCAAGCTGCGAGCGTTGATCAAGAAGGTCGCGTCAGGGACACCGACGGGTCCTGACGCGACCTTCTTGGTCAACTCGCGAAGGCGGGATGGGGTGGAGGAGGCTAGCGGCCTAGGACGATGTGGGCCATGTTGTCCAGGGCGGGGTTGGCGGGATCCCAGTAGCCGGTGTGGCCGTACCGACCGCTGGGAAAGGTGCGTCCGCCGAAGCCCGGGTCGGTCGGATCGCGGCCGAACCAGAGGTCGTCGTCGGGGCGCCCGACCACGTCCCCGGCCAGCCACGGTAGGACCGCGCCGACCGCTGCCCGGCCAGCCAGCTCGACCGGCGGCCGGACGAGGCCGATGACGTCGTCGGCGGCGGTGCTCGCCCAGACCTGACCGGGTGGCAGGCGTAGGTCGGCGGCGTGGTCCACCCCGACGCCGGGGGAGCCGACGAAGACCAGGGCGTCGGCGGCCAGGCCGTGCTCCCGGGCGGCGGTGCCGACCACCAGCGAACCGTAGCTGTGTCCGAGGACGGTCTGCCGGGCCGGCGGCCCCTCGTGGGTCAGGCGCAGGCCCTCCTGGAAGCGGTGCAGTCCGGTGGCGGCGTCGTCGGCCTGCCGACTCCGGTACGCCTCGTGGACGAAGTCCGGGGCGTCGTAGTCCAACCAGAGCACCGCCGAGGTCTCCCCGCCAGGATCGAGTGCGGTGGCCCGCGCCGCCACCCGGGCCGCCCGGCCCAACTCCCCGTCGGCGTCGGCCAGGTCGGCGGTCATCCCGGGAACATAGGTGAGCACCCGGTCGGCCCGGTCCGGGTTGCCGAGCGCGACCACCGCCCGGCCATCGCCGGCCGGGTCCAACCCGAGCAGGTACGCCCGGGGCGAGTCGGCCGTGCCGGGGGCGGCCAGCCGGTCGGTGAGCGCGGCCAGGCCGCCCAGCGTGGCGTCGATCCGGGTCAGCCCAGCCAGCTCGGACGGCCCGGGCGGGGTGTGGCGCAGCAGCTCCCGTCGCCGGGCCAGGAGCCGTTCCCGATGGTCGTCGAGGAGGAGTCGGTTCGCCTGGTCACGCGCGGTTGCGGGCACCCCGTCCAACCCGCCGACCCGGGTCGGTTCGTGCACCACCAGCCAGCGACGCTGGGCCGGGGTCAGGCCGGCCCACCAGCGCCGGACCACCTCCGGTGGGGCCCCCGGCGGCGGTCGGTACGCGGGCGGCGGCGTCACCCAACCGGTCCGCGCGGCGGTGGTCAGCTCGCCCAACCGGGCCGTCGCCTCCCGGTCGGCCAGCTCGGCCAGGGCGAGCGCGTCGCCGATCTCCGCCGAGAGCCGGGCTGCCTCGGCCGCCCGGTCCACCGGCCGACCGGCCCGACCCGGCCCCGCCTCCCGGCCCACCGTGGCCCCGGGCGGGGCAGGGGCCGTGGCAGGCACGGTGACCCGGCCCTCCCGGTCGATCCGGAGCCCGGCCGTGTCGATCCGGGTGACCGCGTCGGCCAGCCGGGCCCGGGCCTGCCGGAGTCGGGTGGCGAACTCGGCGAGGACCTGGTCGACCTCGATCGGTACCGGGGAAACCGAGAGCAGTTCGGCACGCAGGGCGGCGAGCCGGTCGCCGGCCGCCCCGGCGGCAGAGCCCACCCAGGCATCCCGCAGCCGGACGGCCCCGGCCGACAGCCCGACGGCCCGCCGGTCCACCAGCGCGTTCACACCCCGCCACGCGGCGCCGCAGTGCGCCCAGGCCGCCGGGTCGGCCGCCCAGAGCCGGGCGTACCCACCGCTCACCGGGTCGGCGTGGGCAGCCGGCGGGCCGCCCGTTCGTCGGTCGCGGCGTACTGGTCGGCGGCGGTGCGGACCGCCGTCGCGGTGTCGGCCACCCGGCCACCGAGCGCCCCGAACCAGCGGTGTACCGCGGACTCCAGGTCGGCCAGGGCCCGTGCGGTGCGCCACCTCGGCTCGGCGAGAGCCAACCCGGGCACCCCGGCCAGCCCGTGTCCCAACGGGTACCCCTCGTCGGCGAGCCGGCCGGCGGCGGCGCGCAGCGCCGGCAGGTCGACGGTGAGGGGCGGCCCACCCGGCTCGTGTGCTTCGTCCACAGAACACCTCCCGCTCGACGACCCCGACGTGCGTCGACGCTAGGGCCGGTGGAACGGTCGTGGAACCACCTGTGGACAACCGGCGAGGGCCTGGCCTGCCGGTTGTCCACAGGTGTTGCTTGCGGCGGGGCCGACCGTTAGCCTCCGCGCGACCGACCCTGGACGGAGCGTACGAGCAAGGCGGCGGCTGCTGGCCGGTCGTGCGACGTCCGGCGCCGGCCGGGGCGGAAGTGGGACGATCGGGCCGACAGGATGGGGTGGGCATGAGGCCGGTGTGGCGGGTCGGAGACGTACGGGCGGCGGAGGCGGGGTTGCTGGCGACCCTGCCGGCGGGAACCCTGATGGCGCGGGCCGCCGCCGGGCTGGCCCGGCGCTGCGCGCTGCTCCTCGCCGACCGGGGCGGCGTGTACGGCAGCCGGGTGCTGCTGCTGGTCGGCAGCGGTGACAACGGCGGCGACGCGCTCTTCGCCGGGGCCCACCTGGCCCGCCGGGGCGCGGCGGTCGAGGCGCTGCTGCTCACTCCCGACCGGGCGCACGCCGACGGGCTCGCCGCGCTGGGGGCAGCCGGCGGCCGGACCGTCGACGAGTTGCCCGCCCGGGCCGACCTGGTGCTCGACGGCATCGTCGGGATCGGCGGCACCGGCGGGCTCCGGGAGCCGGCCGCGCGGCTGGTGCAACGGCTGGGGGAGGTCGTCGGCCGGGACGGCGGACGGGCCACCGTGGTCGCGGTGGACGTGCCCAGCGGGGTCGAGGTCGACACCGGCCACGTGCCCCGGGACACCGCTGGCCGGCCGGTCGCGCTGCGCGCCGACGTGACGGTGGCCTTCGGTGCGCTCAAACCGGCCCTGGTGGTGGGGGAGGCGGCGGCGTACGCCGGCCAGGTCGAGCTGGTCGACATCGGGCTGGACCCCTGGTTGCGGGGCACCCCGGCGCTGCACGTCACGGAATGGTCGGACGTGGTCGACGGCTGGCCCCGGCTCGGCCCGCAGTCGGAGAAGTACGTCCGGGGCGTGGTGGGGTTGGCCACCGGTTCGGCGACGTACCCGGGCGCGGCGGTGCTCTCCGTCGCCGGCGCGCTCGCCGGCCCGACCGGACTGGTCCGGTACGCCGGCACCGCCGCCGCCGAGGTGCTGCACCATCATCCGTCGGTGATCGCCACCGGGCGGGTGGCCGATGCCGGGCGGGTGCAGTCGTGGGTCTGCGGGTCCGGGCTCGGCACCGGTGCGGAGGCTGCCGCCGAGCTGCGCACTGTACTTGCCGCGCCGGTGCCGGTGGTGCTCGACGCGGACGCGCTGACCATGCTGGTGGACGGCTCGATGGCGGACCGGCTGCGGCGCCGGGACGCGCCGATCGTGGTGACCCCGCACGACCGGGAGTACGCCCGGCTCTGCGGCGAGGAACCGGGGGCCGACCGGGTCGGCGCGACGTTGCGGCTGGCCGCCTGGATGAACGCCGTGGTGCTGCTCAAGGGCAACCGCACGGTGGTCGGCACGCCGGCCGGGCGGGCGTACGTCAACCCGACCGGCACCCCGGCGCTGGCCACCGGGGGCACCGGCGACGTGCTGGCCGGGCTGCTCGGGTCGCTGCTCGCCGCCGGGCTGCCCGCCGAGCGGGCCGCCGCGCTGGCCGCGTACCTGCACGGGCTGGCCGGTCGGGAGGCGGCCCGGCACGGCCCGGTGACCGCCACCGACGTGGCCGTCGCGCTCCGCCCGGTGCTGGCCGAACTCGGCTGACCCGGGCGGCGACCGCGAGGGTGCCGCCGACCGGCGGTGCTGGCCGGGTGCGACCCGGGGGGTGCCCTGCGAGCGCGGCGTCCGATCCGGGGTGCCGGCCGACCCGGCGGCGACCGGCGGGCATGGTGCCCGACCTGGTGGTGCTGGCCGGACCGGTCGGAACTCCTTCAGCGGCGCTGGAGCGCGTTGATCACCGTGGTCAGTAGGCTGGGACCATGTGGCAGGCCGAGGTACGGATTGATCTTGATGCCATCCGGGAGAACGTGGCGCGGCTGCGTTCCGGCACCAGCGCCGAGCTGATGGCGGTGGTCAAGGCCGACGGGTACGGGCACGGCATGCTTCCGGCCGCCCGCGCGGCGCTGGACGCCGGGGCGGACTGGCTCGGGGTCTGCACCCTGGACGAGGCGCTCACGCTGCGCCGGGCCGGAATCACCGCGCCGGTGCTGGCCTGGCTGCTCAGCCCCGGGCTGCCGCTGCACGAGGCGGTGCTGGCCGACGTCGACCTCTCCGCGGCCAGCCTGCCCCAGGTCGACGAGATGGCCGCCGCCGCCCGCCGGGCGGAGCGCCCGGTCCGGCTGCACCTCAAGATCGACACGGGGCTCTCCCGCAACGGCGCGACCGTCGCCGACTGGCCGGCGCTGTTGGAGGCCGCCGCCAAGGCCCAGGCCGACGGTCTGGTCGAGGTGGTCGGGGTGTGGAGCCACTTCGCCTACGCCGACCTGCCCGGCCATCCGACCATCGACCGGCAGATCGCGGTCTTCCACGAGGGGCTGGACATGGTCGAGCGGGCGGGACTGCGCCCCCGGCACCGGCACCTGGCGAACTCGGCGGCCACCCTGACCCGGCCCGACACCCACTTCGACCTGGTTCGTCCCGGTCTGGCGGTCTACGGTCTCTCCCCGGTGGCCGGCGAGCGGTACGGCCTGCGCCCCGCCATGACCGCCCGGGCCCGGATCACCCTCGCCAAGCGGGTCCCGGCCGGGACCGGCGTCTCGTACGGGCACACCTACACCACCGAACGGGAGACCACCCTGGCCCTGGTGCCGCTCGGCTACGCCGACGGGGTACCCCGGCACGCCTCGGGCGTCGGCCCGGTTCGGCTGGCCGGGCGTAACCGGACCGTCGCCGGCCGGGTCTGCATGGACCAGTTCATGGTCGACTGCGGCGACGACCCGGTGGCGGCCGGCGACGTGGCCACCCTCTTCGGCAGCGGCGCCGACGGCGAGCCGACCGCCGACGACTGGGCCGAGGCGGTCGGCACCATCAACTACGAGATCGTCACCCGGTTCGGCGGCTGCCGGGTCGCCCGGGTGTACGACGGCGAGCGGACATGACCTCGCTGCTCGGCCGGGTGCCCCGGCCACGTACCGCCGCCGGGAAGGTCGCCGGACTGGTCGGCGCGGCCGTCGGGGTGGCCGCCGCCGGGCTCGCGGCCGGGGTGGCCACCGAACGGGTCCTGGTCCGCCGGTACAAGGCCGACCCCACCGATCGGTACGCCGACGAGGTCTTCGGCCAGCAGCGGTACGACGAGTCGTTCCGGATGGAGCTGCCCGACGGCACCGACCTGCACGTGGAGGTGGTCGAGCCGACCAGATCCGGTGCCGGGCGGCCCACTGTCGTCCTGGTGCACGGGTTCTGCCTGGACATGGGGACCTTCCACTTCCAGCGCAAACTGCTCGCCCAGCGGGGTGAGCACCGCGTCGTCGCGTACGACCAGCCCGGTCACGGCCGCTCCGGCAAGCTGGAGAGCGGCGAGTACGACCTGACCGCGCTCGGCCACGCGCTGCGGCGGGTGATCGACCGGACCACCCCGGAGGGGCCGCTGGTGCTGGTTGGGCACTCGATGGGCGGCATGACCATCATGGCGTTCGCCGAGCTGTACCCGGAGATGTTCGGCGACCGGGTGGTCGGGACGGTGCTGATGGCCACCTCCGGCGGACTGCTCGCCGAGACCAAGCTGGTCGCTCCGGCGCTGCTCGGCCGGGTCGGCCCGCCGGTGCTCTACATGGTCAACACCACCACCCGGTACGGCGGCACCATCATCGACAAGGCCCGCCGCTCCACCTCGAACGTGGCCTGGCTGCTCACCCGCCGGTACGGCTTCGGCACCCCGAAGCCGAGCCCGGCCCTGGTGTCATACGTGGAGGAGATGAACTCGCGTACCTCGGCCGACACGGTCACCCGCTACCTGCGTACCCTGGCCACCCACGCCCGCTATCCGGCGCTCGCCGCGCTGGCCGGCACCCCGGTGCTCGTGGTGGCGGGCGAGAAGGACATGATCACGCCGGTGACCCACTCGGAGGAGATCGTGCGCCGACTGCCGCACGCCGAGTTCGTCCGGATCCCGGACAGCGGGCACGTGGTGATGCTGGAGCACGCGGACGAGGTCAACGCCGCCCTGACGGACTTCCTGGAGCGACTGTGAGCGGTGTAGGGACAGCGTCAGTCGTCGTGGAGCTGCCCACCCTGGC
The nucleotide sequence above comes from Micromonospora pallida. Encoded proteins:
- the glmM gene encoding phosphoglucosamine mutase, producing MGRLFGTDGVRGRANVDLTPELALAVAVAAAHTLAESDRSHPPLAVVGRDPRASGEMLEAAVVAGLTSAGANVVRVGVLPTPAVAYLTAEAKADLGVMLSASHNPMPDNGIKLFAAGGHKLPDDIEIQIEGAVEAHATGAWDRPTGAGIGRVHDLLDGADHYVQHLIGTVPHRLDGIKVVVDCANGAAADVAPVAYREAGAEVIAINAEPDGLNINDECGSNHIDALRAAVVEHGAHLGIAHDGDADRCVAVSADGDEIDGDQIMAILALAMREAGTLTEDTLVATVMSNLGLRLAMSREGIRLVETKVGDRYVLEELRASGLALGGEQSGHIVMPAYATTGDGVLTGLHLMSRMAATGRSLAELASAVTKLPQVLINVPVGDRTVGAGAPAVLAEVERAEAELGETGRVLLRPSGTEPLVRVMVEAATQQSAQEVAERIAAQVRVASPTA
- a CDS encoding pyridoxal phosphate-dependent aminotransferase; translation: MTTTTNADVPTSADPLVARMRPFGTTIFAEMSALAVRTGAVNLGQGFPDSDGPPEMLAAAVDALRGGQNQYPPGPGIPALRTAIAAHQRRFWGLEYDPNGEIVVTAGATEAIAAAILALCEPGDEVVCFEPYYDSYAASIALAGAVRRPVTLRPDADGRYAFDPDALRAAFGPRTRLVLLNSPHNPTGKVFTPDELRLVAELCQEHGTYAVTDEVYEHLVFSDTGHVPLATLPGMRERTLRISSAGKTFSCTGWKVGWASGPAALVSAMLRVKQFLTFVNAAPLQPAVAVALALPDSYYTGFAADLRQRRDQLVDGLAGAGFDVLTPEGTYFVTADITPLGGTDGVDFCRSLPERCGVVAVPTQVFYDDVAAGRPLIRFAFCKRPEVLTEAVTRLRTLATG
- the glmS gene encoding glutamine--fructose-6-phosphate transaminase (isomerizing), whose translation is MCGIVGYAGARPALGIVLDGLRRLEYRGYDSAGVAVVCDDELLTEKKAGKLANLEKVLAERVSADPTGCQGAGIGDGTTGIGHTRWATHGGPTDRNAHPHLSPDNGVAVIHNGIIENFAKLRAELEDDGVIFLSDTDTECAAHLLSAALAELRAAGEPDGPALLAAAMRTVCQRLEGAFTLLAVDARVPGAVVGARRNSPLVVGRGDGENYLASDVAAFIEHTREAVELGQDQIVLITPDSIEITDFDGQPASGKDFHIDWDSSAAEKGGYDWFMLKEIEEQPQAVADTLLGRLTETGEIMLDEVRLSDQDLRDVDKIFIVACGTAYHSGLVAKYAIEHWTRIPCEVELASEFRYRDPVLDRSTLIVVISQSGETMDTLMALRHAKEQKARVLAICNTNGSTIPRESDAVLYTHGGPEIAVASTKAFLTQLVACYLIGLHLAQVRGVKFADEVAAVVEQLHQMPGKLRELLDRIEPVRELARDLKAEPTVLFIGRHVGYPVALEGALKLKELAYMHAEGFAAGELKHGPIALIDKGTPVICIVPSPVGRGMLHDKVVSNIQEVRARGARTIVIAEEGDQAVVPYADHLIYVPRTPTLLAPLVTTVPLQVLAAEIAAARGHDVDQPRNLAKSVTVE
- a CDS encoding alpha/beta hydrolase — translated: MSGGYARLWAADPAAWAHCGAAWRGVNALVDRRAVGLSAGAVRLRDAWVGSAAGAAGDRLAALRAELLSVSPVPIEVDQVLAEFATRLRQARARLADAVTRIDTAGLRIDREGRVTVPATAPAPPGATVGREAGPGRAGRPVDRAAEAARLSAEIGDALALAELADREATARLGELTTAARTGWVTPPPAYRPPPGAPPEVVRRWWAGLTPAQRRWLVVHEPTRVGGLDGVPATARDQANRLLLDDHRERLLARRRELLRHTPPGPSELAGLTRIDATLGGLAALTDRLAAPGTADSPRAYLLGLDPAGDGRAVVALGNPDRADRVLTYVPGMTADLADADGELGRAARVAARATALDPGGETSAVLWLDYDAPDFVHEAYRSRQADDAATGLHRFQEGLRLTHEGPPARQTVLGHSYGSLVVGTAAREHGLAADALVFVGSPGVGVDHAADLRLPPGQVWASTAADDVIGLVRPPVELAGRAAVGAVLPWLAGDVVGRPDDDLWFGRDPTDPGFGGRTFPSGRYGHTGYWDPANPALDNMAHIVLGR
- a CDS encoding NAD(P)H-hydrate dehydratase — its product is MRPVWRVGDVRAAEAGLLATLPAGTLMARAAAGLARRCALLLADRGGVYGSRVLLLVGSGDNGGDALFAGAHLARRGAAVEALLLTPDRAHADGLAALGAAGGRTVDELPARADLVLDGIVGIGGTGGLREPAARLVQRLGEVVGRDGGRATVVAVDVPSGVEVDTGHVPRDTAGRPVALRADVTVAFGALKPALVVGEAAAYAGQVELVDIGLDPWLRGTPALHVTEWSDVVDGWPRLGPQSEKYVRGVVGLATGSATYPGAAVLSVAGALAGPTGLVRYAGTAAAEVLHHHPSVIATGRVADAGRVQSWVCGSGLGTGAEAAAELRTVLAAPVPVVLDADALTMLVDGSMADRLRRRDAPIVVTPHDREYARLCGEEPGADRVGATLRLAAWMNAVVLLKGNRTVVGTPAGRAYVNPTGTPALATGGTGDVLAGLLGSLLAAGLPAERAAALAAYLHGLAGREAARHGPVTATDVAVALRPVLAELG
- the alr gene encoding alanine racemase, coding for MWQAEVRIDLDAIRENVARLRSGTSAELMAVVKADGYGHGMLPAARAALDAGADWLGVCTLDEALTLRRAGITAPVLAWLLSPGLPLHEAVLADVDLSAASLPQVDEMAAAARRAERPVRLHLKIDTGLSRNGATVADWPALLEAAAKAQADGLVEVVGVWSHFAYADLPGHPTIDRQIAVFHEGLDMVERAGLRPRHRHLANSAATLTRPDTHFDLVRPGLAVYGLSPVAGERYGLRPAMTARARITLAKRVPAGTGVSYGHTYTTERETTLALVPLGYADGVPRHASGVGPVRLAGRNRTVAGRVCMDQFMVDCGDDPVAAGDVATLFGSGADGEPTADDWAEAVGTINYEIVTRFGGCRVARVYDGERT
- a CDS encoding alpha/beta fold hydrolase, which gives rise to MTSLLGRVPRPRTAAGKVAGLVGAAVGVAAAGLAAGVATERVLVRRYKADPTDRYADEVFGQQRYDESFRMELPDGTDLHVEVVEPTRSGAGRPTVVLVHGFCLDMGTFHFQRKLLAQRGEHRVVAYDQPGHGRSGKLESGEYDLTALGHALRRVIDRTTPEGPLVLVGHSMGGMTIMAFAELYPEMFGDRVVGTVLMATSGGLLAETKLVAPALLGRVGPPVLYMVNTTTRYGGTIIDKARRSTSNVAWLLTRRYGFGTPKPSPALVSYVEEMNSRTSADTVTRYLRTLATHARYPALAALAGTPVLVVAGEKDMITPVTHSEEIVRRLPHAEFVRIPDSGHVVMLEHADEVNAALTDFLERL